In the Pontibacillus sp. HMF3514 genome, GCTGAGAAAAAAAGAAAAAGTGGAAATGCATTTCTTAAATCGGAAAGAAGATTACCTTATTATCTATTGTTACCAACATTTATTATTTTGGTGATTTTAACCGTTTTCCCTATAGGTTATTCCATTGTTGTATCCTTTTCTGGATTTGATACATTTGGGAACTCAACTGGATTTCAAGGGCTGCAAAACTATATAGATATCTTTAAAAGCATACCTTTTTGGAATGCTTTAATGATTACCTTAATTTACACTGTTTTAGCCGTATCTTTGGAAATGTTTTTAGGTTTTAATCTGGCTTTAATGGTTTCAAATGACGGAAAGATGATGAACTATTTACGCTGGTTTTTAATCATTCCTATGATGCTTTCTCCACTTGTTGTAGCAGTCGTGTTCAAATTAATGCTAAATACAGACATGGGGATCATTAATTATATGCTTCAAAGTCTAGGATTTTCAAAGGTGAATTTCCTTGGAGATTCCATGACAGCCTTTCTTTCGTTGGTTGCAGTTGATATATGGCAATGGACACCAATGTGTTTCCTAATCTTACTAGCAGGGTTGCAGTCTTTACCAAAGGACCCATTTGAGGCCGCAGAAATTGATGGGGCATCAAAGTTTCAGATCGTTCGGTTTGTAACACTTCCTATGTTAAAACCTATCATCATTGTTGCGCTTGTCATTAGAACTATGGATGCGTTGCGTACATTTGACCAAGTTTTCGTCCTAACACAGGGTGGTCCAGGAAGGTCGACTGAAACGATTAGTTTCTTAATGTATCGTTCTGCTATGAAATTCTCTGATTTTGGTTTTTCTTCAGCAGGTCTATTGATTGTTCTCGTAGTCACGATATTGATTTCTACGTTCTTAATTAAACTAATGAATCGTTCTCAAGCAGCGAATTAAAGGAGTGTGTCAACCATGTCTCAAGCTGTAAAACCAAAGGGAGAATGGAAAACTAAAATCTTTCGAGGGGTTTTCTTAACAGGCACAATTATGTTTATTTTCTTTCCACTCTATTGGATGGTCATTACAAGTTTGAAGAAGGAAAGAGAATTATTCTCAGATACTCAAACATTTTTTCCTAAAGAGCTAACTTGGGAATATTATTTCGATCCCGTTAATGGAATTTTTGCACCAGGAAGTCCTTTTATCGATTTCTTTATTAACAGTACCATTGTATCTTTTACATCGATGCTATTGTGCGTGTTAATAGGATCTTATGCAGCATATAGCCTTGCTCGGTTTACATTGAAGAAAAATAGAAATGAAAAAATAGCTTTTATTATTTTAACAGCTAGGATGCTACCCCCTATTGTATTAGTTATTCCGTTGTATTTAATTATGCAGAAGTTAGGTCTCGTTAATACATTGTGGGCTATGCTTATTGTCTATACTGGATTTAATTTACCTTTTGTGGTTTGGATGATGAAAGCATTTTTCGAAGAGGTTCCACAAAGTCTAGAAGAATCTGCTATGATTGACGGTTATTCCAGAATTATGGCGTTTTACAAAATTGTATTACCACTTGCCCTACCTGGTTTAGTAGCAACATCAATCTTCACAGTAATATTGACGTGGAATGAATTTTTATTCAGCATGTTCCTCTTAAACTCTACTGATGTGATGACGTTGCCAGCGGGTATATCTACCTTTATTACACAATATCAAACCAATTGGGGTGCATTAACGGGTGCTGCCACCGTTTCTATCATTCCGGTATTAGTGTTCTCGTTTGTTGTTCAGAAACACCTTGTTAAAGGGATGACTTTAGGTGCAGTAAAAGGATAATCAATCAAAATAAAAATTAACTTTTTATGAAAGGAGCGGTTTAAACTTGTCAAAAGAAAAAGCCGTTGTCGCTATTATTGGTGGAGGAAGAATAGGACAATTACATGCTGACCACGCATTAAAATCCGACAAAGTTGAATTGAAAACCTTGGCAGATATTAATCTAGAAGGCTTAAGAGGTACAAAATACGAAGAAAACATCCCCATTCTAACAACTGATACAGAAACGATTTTTAACGATTCTACTATTGATGCAGTATTTATTTGCTCTAGTACAGATACACATTTAACTTACATCAAAAGAGCTACACAAACAGGGAAACATATTTTCTGTGAAAAGCCGATTAGCTTTAATGTTGAAGAAACACGAGAAGTTCTACAATTAGTCAAAATCTCTGGTGTCAAGTTTCAAGTTGGTTTTAACCGCCGATATGACAAACATTTCAGGAAAGTATATGAAACAATACGTGATGGAAAAGTAGGAAACCCTCATGTGATTAAGGTTACATCTCGTGATCCAGAACCACCCCCAGAGGAATATATTAAACGTTCGGGTGGCATGTTTATGGATATGACCATTCACGACTTTGATATGGTCCGTTTTCTTTCAGGGAGTGAAGTAAAAGATATCACTGTAAAAGCTGCTAATTTAGTGGATCCAAAATTTGGGCGTAACGGTGATGTGGATACAGCTATTATAACCTTAACGTTTCAAGATGGTTCACTAGGCGTGATTGACAATAGTCGCGAAGCAGTTTATGGGTATGATCAACGAATTGAAGTATTTGGTGATCAAGGTGTTGTGTCTGCTGACAATGAATCCCCAACAAATGTGCAAATTAGTACTAAAGATATCGTGTCTATCGATCATCCAAAATACTTTTTCATAGAGCGTTATCTAGACGCTTACATTGAGGAACTTGATGAATTTATCACTTCCATATTAGAAAATAAAACGTTACTAACCACTGGGGAAGATGGGTTAAAAGCAGAAATGTTGGCAAAAGCAGCGCAAATATCCTGGGAAGAAAAGCGTACCGTTCAGTTAGAAGAACTGGAAAAGGTTGTTCAGTAGTACTATGAAATTCTAAATTTTCCAAATATATAAACTCAACTGTTGAAGTGATACAGGGAGTCAAGTATACTTGGTTTCAATATTAAGGAAAGCGCTTACCTTAATAATGTTTATAGGAGGTTTATAATGGCGAACTTAACTGTAAAGCCGAACGAAAGGGATCAAGAGGGAAAAATCCTATCTGTAACTCCAGAAACAGCAGGGTGGGATTATGTAGGCTTTGATGTACATGTTTTAAGGCAAGGAGAGGATATATCAAAGCTAACGAACGATAAAGAAGTTTGCCTCGTGTTATTAAGTGGCAAGGCAACTGTAAACACAAAAAATGATACTTTTGCAGAAATTGGAGAACGGAAGAATGTTTTCGAGAAAATTCCTCCATATTCCGTATATATTCCAAGTAATGACGAATACACAGTAACGGCACATACAGAAGTAGAATTAGCTGTATGCTCTGCTCCAGGTAAAGGCAACTATGAGGCTCGATTAATTTCCCCATCTGATGTAGGGGTAGCAGATCGAGGGCATGGTAAAATGTCTAGAAAAATTCATAATATCTTACCAGAGCAAGAACCAGCGGATAGTTTATTAGTGGTTGAGGTGTACACTCCTGATGGTAATACTTCTAGCTATCCTCCTCATAAGCATGATACGGACAATTTACCGAATGAATCTTATTTAGAAGAAACCTATTATCATAAAATTAACCCAGAGCAAGGGTTTGTATTTCAAAGGGTCTATAACGACGATCGTAGTCTAGATGAAGCTTTAAGTGTAGAAAATTGTAATGTAGTCCTTGTACCAGAAGGATATCACCCTGTCTCTTCAGTACCAGGGTATGAATCCTACTATTTAAATGTAATGGCTGGGCCAACCCGAGCATGGAAGTTTCACAATGATCCAGATCACGAGTGGTTATTTAAAAATGTTATGGAAACAAAATAGAAACGCATTGCCTTTTTATTTTTAGATTTTAGTTAAGCGCTTAACCTAATCAAAAAAGGAGGGTTCGATATGTACGATCTCAACTTTAAGCAAGATCGTCCAATCGATTTAATAGGTGTAGGTCGACTATGTATTGATTTAAATACAAATCAAATAAATACACCAATGGAAGAGACGGTTTCTTTTACTAAATATGTTGGTGGGTCTCCTGCTAATATCGCCATCGGAGCTTCTCGACTTGGTCTTAAAAGTGGGTTTATTGGTAAAGTCTCAGATGACCAAATGGGAAGGTTTATTACAAAGTATTTAGATGACAACAATATTGATACTTCAGGTGTTTCTATTGATGACACCGGTGCGGTAACAGGGCTTGCTTTTACAGAAATCAAAAGTCCTGAAGACTGTAGTATTCTCATGTATCGAGATAATGTAGCTGATTTAAAACTAGATACAGCTGAAGTCTCAGAGGACTATATTAAACAATCTAAATCCATTTTAATTTCGGGTACAGCTCTTTCAGCAAGTCCTTCTAGAGAAGCAGTCTTTCTTGCACTCGAGTACGCTAGAAAACATGGGGTAGTGGTTGTGTTCGATTTGGATTATCGTCCGTATTCATGGAATTCAGAACAAGAAACTGCAACGTATTTTAATTTAGCAGCTGAAAAGTGCGACGTCATCATTGGAACAAGAGATGAATTTGATGTAATGGAACAATTCGAAGGAGATAAGCAATCTTCTGATCGGGATACTGCGCAAAAGTGGTTCGACCATCATGCTGAAATTGTTGTCATTAAACATGGGGGAGAAGGTTCAATTGCCTATACGAAATCTGGTTTTTCTCATAAAGGTGACATTTTCAAAACAAAGGTACTAAAAACCTTTGGAGCAGGTGATTCATATGCTTCAGCTTTTATATACGGTTTGTTAAATCAATGGGATATACCTAGTGCGATGGAGTTTGGAAGTGCCTCGGCATCTATTGTT is a window encoding:
- a CDS encoding carbohydrate ABC transporter permease, yielding MSEKSSVTEVLSSKNIAEKKRKSGNAFLKSERRLPYYLLLPTFIILVILTVFPIGYSIVVSFSGFDTFGNSTGFQGLQNYIDIFKSIPFWNALMITLIYTVLAVSLEMFLGFNLALMVSNDGKMMNYLRWFLIIPMMLSPLVVAVVFKLMLNTDMGIINYMLQSLGFSKVNFLGDSMTAFLSLVAVDIWQWTPMCFLILLAGLQSLPKDPFEAAEIDGASKFQIVRFVTLPMLKPIIIVALVIRTMDALRTFDQVFVLTQGGPGRSTETISFLMYRSAMKFSDFGFSSAGLLIVLVVTILISTFLIKLMNRSQAAN
- a CDS encoding carbohydrate ABC transporter permease is translated as MSQAVKPKGEWKTKIFRGVFLTGTIMFIFFPLYWMVITSLKKERELFSDTQTFFPKELTWEYYFDPVNGIFAPGSPFIDFFINSTIVSFTSMLLCVLIGSYAAYSLARFTLKKNRNEKIAFIILTARMLPPIVLVIPLYLIMQKLGLVNTLWAMLIVYTGFNLPFVVWMMKAFFEEVPQSLEESAMIDGYSRIMAFYKIVLPLALPGLVATSIFTVILTWNEFLFSMFLLNSTDVMTLPAGISTFITQYQTNWGALTGAATVSIIPVLVFSFVVQKHLVKGMTLGAVKG
- the iolG gene encoding inositol 2-dehydrogenase, encoding MSKEKAVVAIIGGGRIGQLHADHALKSDKVELKTLADINLEGLRGTKYEENIPILTTDTETIFNDSTIDAVFICSSTDTHLTYIKRATQTGKHIFCEKPISFNVEETREVLQLVKISGVKFQVGFNRRYDKHFRKVYETIRDGKVGNPHVIKVTSRDPEPPPEEYIKRSGGMFMDMTIHDFDMVRFLSGSEVKDITVKAANLVDPKFGRNGDVDTAIITLTFQDGSLGVIDNSREAVYGYDQRIEVFGDQGVVSADNESPTNVQISTKDIVSIDHPKYFFIERYLDAYIEELDEFITSILENKTLLTTGEDGLKAEMLAKAAQISWEEKRTVQLEELEKVVQ
- the iolB gene encoding 5-deoxy-glucuronate isomerase, which translates into the protein MANLTVKPNERDQEGKILSVTPETAGWDYVGFDVHVLRQGEDISKLTNDKEVCLVLLSGKATVNTKNDTFAEIGERKNVFEKIPPYSVYIPSNDEYTVTAHTEVELAVCSAPGKGNYEARLISPSDVGVADRGHGKMSRKIHNILPEQEPADSLLVVEVYTPDGNTSSYPPHKHDTDNLPNESYLEETYYHKINPEQGFVFQRVYNDDRSLDEALSVENCNVVLVPEGYHPVSSVPGYESYYLNVMAGPTRAWKFHNDPDHEWLFKNVMETK
- the iolC gene encoding 5-dehydro-2-deoxygluconokinase, which gives rise to MYDLNFKQDRPIDLIGVGRLCIDLNTNQINTPMEETVSFTKYVGGSPANIAIGASRLGLKSGFIGKVSDDQMGRFITKYLDDNNIDTSGVSIDDTGAVTGLAFTEIKSPEDCSILMYRDNVADLKLDTAEVSEDYIKQSKSILISGTALSASPSREAVFLALEYARKHGVVVVFDLDYRPYSWNSEQETATYFNLAAEKCDVIIGTRDEFDVMEQFEGDKQSSDRDTAQKWFDHHAEIVVIKHGGEGSIAYTKSGFSHKGDIFKTKVLKTFGAGDSYASAFIYGLLNQWDIPSAMEFGSASASIVISKHSCSEAMPTKNEIDTFIDSAVKAR